The following nucleotide sequence is from Terriglobia bacterium.
CACTACAATTGTTTGACTGTTTTTCATACAACGCTCTTCATTTTGACGTTTATAAACTGATTATCTTCGGCTAAATCCTGTTCCATGTATCTCAATTGCGGCGGCGTGACCAGTTCATCCAACTCACGCAGATTGCCGGCCATATACGATCGAAGCCGCATTGGCGGCAACCCGGGATTCTGTACAGGTAAAACACTTTCGAGTTGAATCGCAACTTCGCCGTTCGCATTCCGCTGGAAAGCAACGGATCTCCGCCTTCTAAACCATGAAGTCGCCTGCGATGCCGTGCAAAAAAAAGCATTTCGGCCGGAACACTCCGTCACTAACCATGAGTAAAAGTCACCCCACAGACGCTCTGGCGCAATGCTTCTATCGTGCCAATTTATTGTGAGCGTGCCGCCGTGACGGACGGAGTTATCTAACATCGGTGTGAGGTAATCCGACGCCTCACTCCTCCTCAGATGCAGGTAACCAGGCAAAAACAATGCAGTATCCATTACATGCATGGGCAATTCGAGCAGCCGGGTGCAGTTGATTGGCTTGAAAACCTGGCCTGTGCCGGCCCGATATCCAACAGCTTCGTTATAACCGACAGTGGAATCGTAAGTGAAACCAGCTTCCTCCAGCACAGTTGCTGATCTTTGATTGCCGTACAGCCAGTGCATTCTGACGCCAATTTCAGGAGCACCGGTTACCTCGGAAATTCTGCCTGCCTCTTTCCGTCCTTCGAGACTGTCGCACCATGCATTGATGCCGTGGAGGCCAACCTCGCAGCCGGCGGCGATCAGCCGATTAATCTTCGGCTTTATAAAAGAAACATCGTACCTGGTCGCGCGTTTTGCTGGTGCCTGACCTTTGGGGGAACGACCGGGTCGATTCGCGAACGGAACTACAAAAAATGTGGAAGGCCTTCCTTCTTCCAACGCGAGGTATCGGTCGAAATCAGCCCAGATGTCGGCTGCGAGTCCAGCATAGATCAAAGGCAGCTTTACCGCTGCGGCCCAGTTCTTGCACAACTTGGATATGTCGATCCGGCCCCGGACCAAATTGATCAGAGAACCCACTGTTGCACGGTATAGAAAACCGGCAGCGGTAGCGTCGAACCGGTGCGGACGCATCAAGGCATGGTCGAGATCATGCGTAAGGCAGGCGATGAATGAATATCCTGCGGGAACAGGTGGGATCTCGAGCAGCGGCAGACCTGCACTTACGATCAGGGTTCGTAATAAATCAATATGGAGATCGAGTGCGGGTAGCCGTGCATTCTGAGCGGGCTGTCCGATGGATAACAGGTGTTCAATTTCATGAAATAAGTCATAACCGATCCTGATGATGACGGTGTCCTCTATATGATTAACGCATGCAACGGATCGTTGCGACGACTCCTCAATCAGAAACCGGTGCGCTTTGCCGAAGGTGCCAAGTTCGCCGTAAATCGGGATACGGCTTCCGCAAAAAGAAACACTCCGTTGCTCACCGTGCGAGTGAACCGAAAGCCCATGCTCCCGATCAAACGTGGTCTCGCGAGCGCCGAATGCGATAGCAATTTTCGTTCTGACCAGCTGAAGACTCGGTTCAGAAGCACACAGCAATATGTCATAGACACCGTCTCTTCTACAGAACTCCCAAGGTGTCTTGAACAGTTCAAAAAATTCACATACTACAGCCTGCTGCTTTGGGCTTGCGACAACACCGATCATCGGGTTGCGGAGCCCTGATAATCGCCGCAAGCGGTGACGGGCATTTCCGGGTTCCCCATGACTACGAAGTCACCGCCTCCTTCATCAGCCGATCCCGCATTGATGCAAGCAATTCATCTCGTGTCAGGGTTGCAGTTCCGAGCTTTCCGACGACAACGCCGCTCGCGTAATTGGAAATTTCGGCGGCTTCGACCGCTGACGCACCGGCGGTCAATGCCAGAGTGAACAAGGCGATGGCCGTATCTCCAGCGCCGGAGACATCGAACACTTCCCTCGCGACGGTGGGGATATAGTGCGGGTTTCCGCCGCGCTCGAAAAGCAACATTCCCTGCTCTCCCAGAGTGATCTGGACAATTTCAGTTCCCCAGCGGTCCAGCAACTCTTCACCGACGTGTTGCAGCACTTTATCCTGCAGCGGATCGTTGTGCGGCTCCCAGCCATCCTCCTCGACTCCAACCTCGCGGAACGCTTCTGCACGGTTTGGCTTGATCGCTGTGACACCATGCCACTTCAGAGGATTCTTCGGATTGGGATCGACCGTGATCACCAGCCCGGCGGCCCGTGCAATCGGTATGATCGCATCCACAAGCTCCTGAGTTATAAAACCCTTGCCGTAATCGGAGATGATCAAACCGTCGAGTTCAGGGCTTCGTCCCAAGACGAATCGTTTCACCTGTACAACCTGATCGTTCGTGATTTTTCTGATCTGCTCCCGATCGAAACGCACGACCTGCTGCTTGCGGGCGACGACGCGGGTTTTGGTAATCGTTTCGCATCGGGGACTGCTCAGGACTCCAGCAGCGTCGATGCTGCCTGCGGCCAACAGTTCGAGCAACAGCTCTCCGTCACGATCACGTCCCACTTGTCCCGCGATATGCACTTCGCCGGCAAATGGTACAAGATTCCGGGCGACGTTGGCGGCGCCTCCCGAATAGATTTCTTCTTTCTCAACGGTTACTACGGGCACCGGGGCTTCCGGTGAAATCCGCGACACTTTCCCCCAGATGAATCGGTCGAGCATGATGTCGCCGATCACCAAAATTTTTTTGCGCGAGAAACTTTGAATGTAGTCTTCAAAAACCGCCATAGGTTACACGTTCACCTTGGAATCGATTGCCTGCAAAACGCCGCACAGAACATCGGCCTGAGAGATAGCCGTGGTCGCCCTGGCGTCGAACCCCCGCTTGTAAAAGAACTCGGCCAGCAGCGGAGAAACCAACTTCGTCAGAATCCCGTAGCCATAGATCTCCCAGGGACTCGTACAGTTGAATAGCGCGACGCACGGAATGTTGCTTCCGAGGGCCAGATGCATCGGCAGGCTGTCGGCGCACACAACGCAGCGATGGCCGCGGACGTCGGCCAGGTGCTCCAGCAAGGTCGGGCGCGTGGGAAGAAAGTTTACTTTTAGCCCCCGGCTTTCAAGCTCGTTCTTCAGCCAGTCATAGGAAGCCCACTTTTTCATAGGCCATACCGGACCCGCCTCCGGGGCGATCGCTACATCTCCGCATAAATCGGATGGGGTCGTTGATGGAAGAGCGTATCGATCGCCTCTGAACTCCAGATTCAATCCGGAGAAAATCAACTCCTGATACGACGCGCAATTTTGAAGTTTCAATACATCCGCTTGTTGGCGGCCATGACGGCTGCTCAGACTCATATCGAACCATCCCGCCGAATCAGCGGTATAAGAGAGTCCAGCGGCCGGAGTTTCGTATGCGCCAAACAGCCGTTCCGCATGGACGGAATTCATGAGTCGGGCGGTTTCAGGCTCATCCTCAAGATTAATGACGAGATCGTAGCCTTCGCCGGCAATCGCACCGCGGTCGTCCCAATCGAGGACGTTCAATTTTGCGGAAATCCCGGATAAGCCTTCAAGCATTGCCTTATTTCGCGCTGCCGTTATCCAGGTAACCTCACCATTGAATCGCCGGAGCAATGGCGTAGTGCGTACAACGTCGCCCGTTGCGCCTAATTTAAGGATTAATACTCGCATGCCGACGCTATCTTGCTTGCCGCGCGGCTCGTGCCAAAGGAGCCGGCGCTGCGGAGTTGCAGAGCAGTTGTTCAACAAGACGGATCAGCATCGTCCTTTCCTCACTCCAGGTGTGAGACCGGTGAACTACCTGGCCGCGCCTGGTAATCTCCGTCACCTCTTTCGGGTGACAATAGGCCCATTCGATTTTCTCAGCAAGATCTGCGGCATTCCCCAGGTCGAAGTAGATCAGCGACTGATCGGGGAAATAGTCCGAGATACCCGGCGCACGCGGCGTAATCACGGGTTTTCCGAGAGACAGATATTCGAAAATACGCGTTGGTGTGTTGATTTCGGTGAAGATGCTTCGTTCATTGGGAATAATCCCCAAATCGCATTCCTCAATCGCCTCAGCAATCTGTTCACTCATTTTGGACCCGAAATACTGAACGTACGGTTCCAAGCCACGATCCTGTACAGACTTCATGACGCGATCCAGAAAAGAGTTCTGAGAGCCGTAAATTCGTAGTTGCACGTTTGGAATGGAGCGGCGAACCCTGTCCAGCGCCTCGACGGCTAGTTCCAAACCGTTCCGCTGGACCAACGAGCCGTGATACATGATTACGAATCGTTTTTTATCGATCTGGTCGCCCGAGCGTGCCTTCGCCTGACAGAAACGAAATATTTCTTCATCCGGTGAGTTCATCACCACGGTGATTTTTTTCGGAGAGCAGCTCCGCGCTGCAAAAAGCTTGGCGCAGGCGAGATTCACCGTTACGACAGCATCCGCAAACGCCATACTTCTCTTCTCAAGCCCCTTCAGCAATCGCACGCTCGCAGAAGCCTCTGGTATTTCAAAGATCGTTCTCATCAGTTCGGGCATGGGATCGTGTAGATCCAAGACTACTTTTGCGCCAAACAGCTTTGGCCATAGCGCGCTGTACACGAGGAAGTCAGGCATATTGTGGACATAGACCAGGTCGTATCGTTTCCTGAACCAGCGCGCCGCCACAAGACCGCCAGAAAGGATAAGGAATGCGGCATACTGATACAGGTAGCCCAATATTCCACCTCGCCGGCGAGTGAGCGGAAGCCGGCGGATGTTCACGCCGTTGCAAGTATCCACCTTCGGCTCCTCAGCGTTTTCCCGAAGGCAAATCAAGTCGACGGCCATTCCACAATTCACTAGAGCTTCCGCGGCGCGGCGCGGCCGCGGGTCCTCGGGATAGAATGAAAAGAGGATCATGGCGACTCGTTTTCCCTGGAGGGGCGTAGAACCGGACATCGATTTCTCCGTTGCTCGAATGGATTTCACGGTCTGAATCTTTGTTACCGGCACACTGCCTTCGCAGCCAGAGCTTCGACGACTTCCTGCTGCTGTTCCCTCCGGATATGCGGGAACATGGGAAGCGACAGAATTTCATCGGCAGCTTTCTCCGTAACCGGAAAATCACCCTTTGTATAACCAAGGTGGCGATAAGCCTCCTGGAGATGCAGTGGAATCGGATAGTGTAGTCCCGTACCAACGTTTCGTTCGGTTAACTGCCGCTGGAGTTCGTCCCGTTGCTGCACGCGAACGACGTAAAGGTGATATATCCCGTGGCTCCATTCCGGTTCCAACGGGGCGTCCACGCCTTGAATGCCGGACAGCAGCGTGTTGTAGACTTCCGCGGCAGCGCGCCTGTTTTCGTTCCATCCTGCAAGGTGGGGCAACTTGACACGAAGCAGCGCCGCCTGCATCGCATCGAGCCTGCCGTTGTATCCCTCGATGAGGTGATGATACTTCTTGTTTTGTCCGTGGTCCCGGATCATCCGAATGCGCTGAGCAAGTGCTTCGTCGTTCGTGGTGACGGCGCCACCTTCACCGCACGCTCCAAGATTCTTCCCGGGATAGAAGCTGAACGCCGCCGCTCGCCCGATCGATCCTGCCTTCAACCAGCGGTTCTGTTTCCTGGAGAAGTACTCGCTGCCGTGCGCCTGGCAGGCATCTTCGAGAACCATCAGTCCATATTCTTCGGCCAGAGTCATGATCGGGTCCATCTCGCACATCTGACCGTAAAGGTGAACGGGAATTATGGCTTTGATACGCTCCCCGGAATGGACCTTCAAATGCGTCCGAAGGGCTTCGACGCTCAGATTCAGCGTTTCCGGATCGACGTCGACGAATTGAGGCGTTGCACCCGCCTGAATGATCGCTTCGACGGTAGCCGCGAACGTGTTGGGAACGGTGACGACGATGTCACCATGACCGATACCGGCCGCCATCAGAGCGAACCGTAGGGCATCGGTTCCGCTGTTAACTCCCACGCAGTACTTCGCATCACAAAATCCTGCAAATTCCCGCTCGAAGTTTTCGACGGCAGGACCACCAATGAACATGGCGGATGTGATAACTCCACGGACCGCATCCATAAGTTGCTGTTCCAGCTCCAGATGCGGCGTAATCAAGTCTAAAAAGGGGATTCCTTGCCCAGAATTCATTATTCCTCCTTATTTTTGGTTGCTTTCAAGATAGCGAAACAGACGGGCGGGATTTCCGGCGACAACAGCGTTGGGTGGGACGTCCTTGGTTACCACGCTGCCGGCTCCAACGATCGCATTTTCTCCGATTGTGACATTGGCAAGTACGGTTGTACCCGTACCGATCGAGGCGCCTTTGCAGACCCGAGTCCGCTCCACGCTCCAATCGGCCTCGGTTTGAAGCTGGCCGCTGGCCGTAGCCCGAGGATAGGAGTCGTTGATAAACATCACGCCATGGCCGATGAAAACATCATCCTCAATATCGACGCCTTCACAGATAAATGAATGGCTCGATACTTTGCAATTCTTCCCTACGGTCGCATTTTTTTGGATTTCGACGAAAGCACCGATTTTCGAGTTGTCGCCGACCGAGCAACCGTAAAGGTTGATGAATTTCGACAGCTTTACGTTCTGACCCAGACGGACGTCGGGGGCAATAGAAAGAAAGTCTTCTTTAACAGTCATCATCGCTCCGTTAAGGTTATTAAGAACAAAAACATAAGAGCACTATCGCCGCGGTATTCCGAGTTTGTCGATGAGTTCATAGAGGCTGGGACGGCTGATTTCGAGCTCTGCCGCGGCCCGGGTCAAATTGCCTTTGTTCCGGGTAAGTGCGGCTTCGACCATTTGCCGCTCGACAGCTGCACGAGCTTTGTTCAGCCCCTGACCTTCGAACTCCGAATATTGAGACATACCAAGATCCTTCGGGCCGATGCGGCCATTCTCCGCCATTATTGCGGCGCGTTGGATACGGTTCTCCAGTTCCCGGACATTACCCGGCCAGTTGTGTGATTCCAGCGCCTTAATCGCCTTTGGCGTAAAGATCAGGTTTTTCTTCTGACCGGCTGCCTGTCGTTGTAAGAAAGCATCTGCGAGCAATCGAATATCACCTTGACGCTCGCGGAGAGGGGGCATGGAGATCACGACCACGGCCAGGCGATAATACAGATCTTCTCGAAAACGTCCATCCGCCATTGCCTTGACCAGATCGACATTGGTTGCGGCAAGGATCCTGGCATCGACGTTAATTGCAGTTCTCCCGCCGACTCGTTCGATCTGATGCTGCTGAAGAAAGCGCAACAGTTTCACCTGAAGAGTTCCCGACAATTCCCCGATCTCGTCCAGAAACAGCGTGCCATGGTCCGCCATCTCGATACGACCCTGCCGTTGCATATGAGCG
It contains:
- a CDS encoding PfkB family carbohydrate kinase, which produces MAVFEDYIQSFSRKKILVIGDIMLDRFIWGKVSRISPEAPVPVVTVEKEEIYSGGAANVARNLVPFAGEVHIAGQVGRDRDGELLLELLAAGSIDAAGVLSSPRCETITKTRVVARKQQVVRFDREQIRKITNDQVVQVKRFVLGRSPELDGLIISDYGKGFITQELVDAIIPIARAAGLVITVDPNPKNPLKWHGVTAIKPNRAEAFREVGVEEDGWEPHNDPLQDKVLQHVGEELLDRWGTEIVQITLGEQGMLLFERGGNPHYIPTVAREVFDVSGAGDTAIALFTLALTAGASAVEAAEISNYASGVVVGKLGTATLTRDELLASMRDRLMKEAVTS
- a CDS encoding glycosyltransferase family 4 protein — protein: MSGSTPLQGKRVAMILFSFYPEDPRPRRAAEALVNCGMAVDLICLRENAEEPKVDTCNGVNIRRLPLTRRRGGILGYLYQYAAFLILSGGLVAARWFRKRYDLVYVHNMPDFLVYSALWPKLFGAKVVLDLHDPMPELMRTIFEIPEASASVRLLKGLEKRSMAFADAVVTVNLACAKLFAARSCSPKKITVVMNSPDEEIFRFCQAKARSGDQIDKKRFVIMYHGSLVQRNGLELAVEALDRVRRSIPNVQLRIYGSQNSFLDRVMKSVQDRGLEPYVQYFGSKMSEQIAEAIEECDLGIIPNERSIFTEINTPTRIFEYLSLGKPVITPRAPGISDYFPDQSLIYFDLGNAADLAEKIEWAYCHPKEVTEITRRGQVVHRSHTWSEERTMLIRLVEQLLCNSAAPAPLARAARQAR
- a CDS encoding DegT/DnrJ/EryC1/StrS family aminotransferase, with product MNSGQGIPFLDLITPHLELEQQLMDAVRGVITSAMFIGGPAVENFEREFAGFCDAKYCVGVNSGTDALRFALMAAGIGHGDIVVTVPNTFAATVEAIIQAGATPQFVDVDPETLNLSVEALRTHLKVHSGERIKAIIPVHLYGQMCEMDPIMTLAEEYGLMVLEDACQAHGSEYFSRKQNRWLKAGSIGRAAAFSFYPGKNLGACGEGGAVTTNDEALAQRIRMIRDHGQNKKYHHLIEGYNGRLDAMQAALLRVKLPHLAGWNENRRAAAEVYNTLLSGIQGVDAPLEPEWSHGIYHLYVVRVQQRDELQRQLTERNVGTGLHYPIPLHLQEAYRHLGYTKGDFPVTEKAADEILSLPMFPHIRREQQQEVVEALAAKAVCR
- a CDS encoding acyltransferase; protein product: MMTVKEDFLSIAPDVRLGQNVKLSKFINLYGCSVGDNSKIGAFVEIQKNATVGKNCKVSSHSFICEGVDIEDDVFIGHGVMFINDSYPRATASGQLQTEADWSVERTRVCKGASIGTGTTVLANVTIGENAIVGAGSVVTKDVPPNAVVAGNPARLFRYLESNQK